In a single window of the Myxococcus guangdongensis genome:
- a CDS encoding tetratricopeptide repeat protein, with amino-acid sequence MAESVSEISNSLVPLGRQQAMVLLEAGYLWLDMGQFDKAKEIFAGAAALMPKSEVPQLGLGAVEFAQGRHDKALQAYRSAQRLAPQASLPRAHVGEALLFLGKVPEALKELKAAIDLEPEGDGARLAQALLQAKDAGVLPPAKK; translated from the coding sequence ATGGCGGAGAGCGTCTCGGAGATCTCGAACAGCCTGGTCCCCCTGGGGCGCCAGCAGGCCATGGTGTTGCTGGAGGCCGGCTACCTGTGGCTGGACATGGGACAGTTCGACAAGGCGAAGGAGATCTTCGCCGGGGCCGCGGCGCTGATGCCCAAGAGCGAGGTGCCGCAGCTGGGGCTGGGCGCCGTGGAGTTCGCGCAGGGCCGTCACGACAAGGCGCTCCAGGCCTACCGCTCCGCGCAGCGGCTGGCCCCGCAGGCGTCGCTGCCGCGCGCGCATGTGGGCGAGGCGCTCCTGTTCCTGGGCAAGGTGCCGGAGGCGCTCAAGGAGCTCAAGGCGGCCATCGACCTGGAGCCGGAAGGTGACGGGGCGCGTCTTGCGCAGGCGCTCCTCCAGGCGAAGGATGCGGGAGTCCTGCCTCCCGCGAAGAAGTAG
- a CDS encoding sigma-70 family RNA polymerase sigma factor, translating into MPLGDDRQAILTKYGPYVRSLAATVRKQFNAQLELDELVAYGQIGLLEAAERFDPKVGANFLTFAHYRIKGAIFDGLRKMGVLRGSDARQAYVGERAAAYLGNLSDRESGSSNRGSSFDDDVSDISDAVQGLAMVFASSLEGADSAGYTDESLPVDIRLEQEQLKTRVRAAIEKLPEKERKLLQGYYFQGRTLEEAGAEIGQSKSWASRLHARAIDRLKELLNEEEELPPTSTDARRLSHGGSDGGHLRGTGGAAKAAGSGRSADDEAGRVEVRRSSR; encoded by the coding sequence TTGCCACTGGGCGACGACAGACAGGCCATCCTCACCAAGTACGGCCCCTACGTTCGGTCCCTCGCGGCGACCGTGCGCAAGCAGTTCAACGCCCAGCTTGAGCTGGACGAACTGGTGGCGTACGGACAGATAGGCCTCCTGGAGGCCGCCGAGCGCTTCGACCCGAAGGTGGGCGCCAACTTCCTCACCTTCGCCCACTACCGCATCAAGGGCGCCATCTTCGACGGTCTTCGGAAGATGGGCGTCCTGCGGGGTTCGGATGCCCGGCAGGCGTATGTCGGGGAGCGGGCGGCGGCGTATCTGGGGAATTTGTCGGACAGAGAGTCGGGCTCAAGCAACCGCGGCAGCTCATTCGACGATGATGTCAGTGACATCTCGGATGCTGTGCAGGGACTGGCGATGGTGTTCGCGTCCAGTCTGGAGGGTGCGGACAGCGCGGGCTACACCGACGAGTCCCTGCCGGTGGACATCCGGCTGGAGCAGGAGCAGCTGAAGACGCGGGTGCGGGCGGCGATCGAGAAGCTCCCGGAGAAGGAGCGAAAGCTTCTTCAGGGGTACTACTTCCAGGGCAGGACGCTGGAAGAGGCGGGGGCGGAAATCGGGCAGTCGAAGAGTTGGGCGTCTCGGCTTCACGCGCGCGCCATCGACCGCCTCAAGGAACTCTTGAACGAGGAGGAGGAACTTCCTCCGACCTCGACGGATGCAAGGAGGCTGTCACATGGCGGGTCCGATGGCGGGCATCTCCGCGGCACAGGTGGCGCAGCAAAAGCTGCAGGATCAGGGCGCTCAGCAGACGACGAAGCAGGGCGCGTCGAAGTTCGACGGAGTTCTCGCTGA
- a CDS encoding ATP-dependent helicase HrpB, whose product MNKAQATQKTDMVRQVETVNKTEKAGLNKVSANAAQPVSAKAAEPVAAKTETGKTAKSTDMMEQVLGDLEKGQGNLEKIISQAASGKQFSNAELLSLQASMYQYTQQLDLTSKVVEKATTGLKDVVKTQV is encoded by the coding sequence GTGAACAAGGCCCAGGCGACGCAGAAGACGGACATGGTCCGGCAGGTGGAGACCGTCAACAAGACGGAGAAGGCGGGCCTGAACAAGGTCAGCGCGAACGCCGCCCAGCCCGTGTCCGCGAAGGCGGCCGAGCCCGTCGCCGCGAAGACGGAGACTGGCAAGACGGCCAAGTCCACCGACATGATGGAGCAGGTGCTCGGTGACCTGGAGAAGGGTCAGGGCAACCTGGAGAAGATCATCTCCCAGGCCGCCAGCGGCAAGCAGTTCTCCAACGCGGAGCTGCTCTCCCTGCAGGCGTCCATGTATCAGTACACGCAGCAGCTGGACCTGACGAGCAAGGTGGTGGAGAAGGCGACCACCGGTCTCAAGGACGTCGTCAAGACGCAGGTCTGA
- a CDS encoding type III secretion protein, with translation MIRRPQAFVAPLLALVLVTGCHIELQHDLSEADANEIYVLLSKNGINAKKEKEEGGNEVRFMITVPKTDAAEAAELLKLNSLPRPVEKGLSHFAKGSMVPTATEERAMLLKAMGGEVSNALNQIDGVLEARAIVSVPENNDLTQPENKPMPSASVFIKFRPGAEGKPPIDVNAVKAFVATAVPEMKPDAVTVLMTPALGPKAEKTDENRQQDVLGLRMTASSASQFKVMIAGAFALILGMMGVTAWSIMRGGGGNAPTARGPRPRVRPPEA, from the coding sequence ATGATTCGCCGACCGCAAGCGTTTGTCGCCCCGCTCCTCGCCCTCGTGCTCGTGACGGGCTGTCACATCGAGCTCCAGCACGACCTGAGTGAGGCGGACGCCAACGAAATCTACGTCCTGCTCAGCAAGAACGGCATCAACGCGAAGAAGGAGAAGGAGGAAGGCGGCAACGAGGTCCGGTTCATGATCACCGTACCGAAGACCGATGCCGCCGAGGCCGCGGAGCTGCTCAAGCTCAACTCGCTTCCGCGACCGGTGGAGAAGGGCCTGTCCCACTTCGCCAAGGGAAGCATGGTGCCCACCGCCACGGAGGAGCGAGCCATGCTCCTCAAGGCGATGGGCGGCGAGGTCTCCAACGCGCTCAATCAGATTGACGGCGTGCTGGAGGCGCGCGCGATTGTCAGCGTCCCGGAGAACAACGACCTGACGCAGCCGGAGAACAAGCCGATGCCGTCCGCGTCGGTGTTCATCAAGTTCCGGCCTGGCGCCGAGGGCAAGCCGCCCATCGACGTCAACGCGGTGAAGGCGTTCGTCGCCACGGCGGTGCCGGAGATGAAGCCGGACGCGGTGACGGTGCTGATGACGCCCGCGCTGGGGCCCAAGGCGGAGAAGACCGACGAGAACCGGCAGCAGGACGTGCTGGGTCTGCGCATGACGGCCTCCAGCGCCAGCCAGTTCAAGGTGATGATCGCCGGAGCCTTCGCGCTCATCCTCGGGATGATGGGCGTGACGGCGTGGTCCATCATGCGCGGTGGTGGCGGCAACGCCCCCACGGCGCGGGGTCCCCGCCCCCGGGTCCGCCCGCCCGAGGCCTGA
- a CDS encoding FliH/SctL family protein → MAIGKVIKGDGTAEPSVVSERPVLRPPRAGVMNAEVFEARQGAQGILEEAQREKERILAEAQREREALLVKTREEGRQEGLAQATEIILRAKMQAGEILATYEQDVIALGLRVGEKIIGRSLEKDPDLMLELCASAIDNLRSARSMVLRVHPKTAAVLRAKKPVLMELIGRAVDLAIKEDPEVAPVGCIVQTEFGTVDAQLPTQLEMLQSVLLPDQNGPKEGPA, encoded by the coding sequence ATGGCGATCGGCAAGGTGATCAAGGGAGACGGGACGGCCGAGCCGTCCGTCGTGTCGGAGCGGCCGGTGTTGCGGCCTCCGCGCGCGGGGGTGATGAACGCCGAGGTCTTCGAGGCGCGCCAGGGTGCCCAGGGCATCCTTGAGGAGGCGCAGCGTGAGAAGGAGCGCATCCTCGCGGAGGCGCAGCGTGAGCGTGAGGCGCTCCTCGTGAAGACGCGTGAGGAGGGGCGGCAGGAAGGGCTCGCCCAAGCCACGGAGATCATCCTCCGGGCGAAGATGCAGGCGGGGGAGATTCTCGCCACCTACGAGCAGGACGTCATCGCCCTGGGCCTGCGCGTCGGCGAGAAGATCATCGGCCGGAGCCTGGAGAAGGACCCGGACCTGATGCTGGAGCTGTGCGCGTCGGCCATCGACAACCTGCGCAGCGCGCGGTCCATGGTGCTGCGGGTGCATCCCAAGACGGCGGCGGTGCTGCGCGCGAAGAAGCCGGTGCTGATGGAGCTCATCGGCCGCGCGGTGGACCTGGCCATCAAGGAGGACCCCGAGGTGGCCCCGGTGGGCTGCATCGTCCAGACGGAGTTCGGCACGGTGGACGCGCAGCTGCCCACGCAGCTGGAGATGCTCCAGAGCGTGCTCTTGCCCGACCAGAACGGCCCGAAGGAAGGCCCGGCGTAG
- the sctN gene encoding type III secretion system ATPase SctN codes for MAIDLSRYLDLIKDAQTVRVRGRVTELTGLIIKASVPNVRVGELVLIKSRARGAVKAEVVGFQGDEVMLMPLGELYGIGPDSEVVPTGRPLSIKCGEALLGRVLNGIGEPMDGSPLPDEGLIDWSVDRDCPDPFTRQRIERPLPLGVRCIDGLLTVGEGQRVGLFAGSGVGKSTLMGQIARNTQADLCVVALIGERGREVREFIEDAMGEEGMKRSVLVCATSDQPSLVRLRAAYVATAIAEYFRERGGNVLFMLDTVTRLARAQREIGLAVGEPPARQGYPPSVFSMLPRILERTGNSQKGKCTAIYTCLVAGGDMEEPIADEVRGILDGHFILNRALGERNQWPAMDVLASLSRVMSGIVSKEHKKAAGKLRETLATYEKQRDLILLGAYQYGTDPRTDYAIDKYDAIIDFLKQDTHSNSGFEETVEQLVALFEE; via the coding sequence ATGGCCATCGACCTCTCGCGCTATCTCGACCTCATCAAGGACGCCCAGACGGTCCGCGTCCGCGGCCGCGTCACCGAGCTGACCGGCCTCATCATCAAGGCGAGCGTCCCCAACGTCCGCGTGGGCGAACTCGTGCTCATCAAGAGCCGCGCCCGCGGCGCCGTGAAGGCCGAGGTCGTGGGCTTCCAGGGCGATGAGGTCATGCTCATGCCCCTGGGCGAGCTGTACGGCATCGGCCCGGACAGCGAGGTGGTGCCCACTGGCAGGCCCTTGAGCATCAAGTGCGGCGAGGCGCTCCTGGGCCGCGTGCTCAACGGCATCGGCGAGCCCATGGACGGCAGTCCGTTGCCGGACGAGGGGCTCATCGACTGGTCCGTGGACCGCGACTGTCCGGACCCCTTCACCCGTCAGCGCATCGAGCGGCCGCTGCCCCTGGGGGTGCGCTGCATCGACGGACTGCTCACCGTCGGCGAGGGCCAGCGCGTGGGCCTCTTCGCCGGCTCCGGCGTCGGCAAGTCGACGTTGATGGGACAGATAGCGCGCAACACCCAGGCCGACCTGTGCGTCGTGGCGCTCATCGGCGAGCGTGGTCGCGAAGTGCGCGAGTTCATCGAGGACGCCATGGGCGAGGAGGGCATGAAGCGCTCCGTGCTCGTGTGCGCCACGTCCGACCAGCCCAGCCTCGTGCGTCTGCGCGCCGCGTACGTCGCCACCGCCATCGCCGAGTACTTCCGCGAGCGCGGCGGCAACGTGCTCTTCATGCTCGACACGGTGACGCGTCTGGCGCGTGCCCAGCGTGAGATTGGCCTCGCGGTGGGAGAGCCCCCGGCGCGTCAGGGCTATCCGCCGAGCGTGTTCTCCATGCTGCCGCGCATCCTGGAGCGCACGGGCAACTCGCAGAAGGGCAAGTGCACCGCCATCTACACGTGCCTCGTGGCCGGCGGTGACATGGAGGAGCCCATCGCGGACGAGGTCCGCGGTATTCTCGACGGCCACTTCATCCTCAACCGCGCCCTGGGCGAGCGCAACCAGTGGCCCGCCATGGACGTGCTCGCGAGCCTCAGCCGTGTGATGAGCGGCATCGTCTCCAAGGAGCACAAGAAGGCCGCGGGCAAGCTGCGCGAGACGCTGGCCACGTACGAGAAGCAGCGCGACCTCATCCTGCTGGGCGCCTACCAGTACGGGACGGACCCCCGCACGGACTACGCCATCGACAAGTACGACGCCATCATCGACTTCCTCAAGCAGGACACCCACTCCAACTCCGGGTTCGAGGAGACGGTGGAGCAACTGGTGGCCTTGTTCGAGGAGTGA
- a CDS encoding flagellar assembly protein FliH: MPPYRLQTLLDMRTRAKEEAEQAFSDAIKALEREKVELQRLVDELERRKRERKEKVAAYLKEIMAKGAGINGMNMMGRFEERLKDEEAQVALEVERQREAVKVAERLVEQRRREMAEAAKELKAIEKHKETWQKQVKQERQQREELSQEEIGNALFLARQRK; this comes from the coding sequence ATGCCCCCGTACCGGTTGCAGACCCTGCTGGACATGCGGACCCGGGCCAAGGAGGAGGCCGAGCAGGCCTTCTCCGACGCCATCAAGGCCCTGGAGCGCGAGAAGGTGGAGCTCCAGCGTCTGGTGGACGAGCTGGAGCGGCGCAAGCGCGAGCGCAAGGAGAAGGTCGCCGCCTACCTCAAGGAGATCATGGCCAAGGGTGCCGGCATCAACGGCATGAACATGATGGGCCGCTTCGAGGAGCGCCTGAAGGACGAGGAGGCGCAGGTGGCGCTGGAGGTCGAGCGTCAGCGCGAGGCGGTGAAGGTGGCCGAGCGCCTGGTCGAGCAGCGGCGCCGGGAGATGGCCGAGGCGGCCAAGGAGCTCAAGGCCATCGAGAAGCACAAGGAGACCTGGCAGAAGCAGGTGAAGCAAGAGCGCCAGCAGCGCGAGGAGTTGAGCCAGGAGGAGATTGGCAACGCCTTGTTCCTGGCTCGGCAGCGCAAGTAA
- a CDS encoding flagellar hook-length control protein FliK, whose translation MSRVDDDREAARLAERIMQEKKLAEGQAKKRQDGTSAFQKLMQPQAQPQATAPTQTPQTPGGLARQVLAKATQQGKTFGEHLQQPPQMGGNPATTLAQTQRRADTNTSEARSGSRTSDAKETQRTSESRDKDMDKADSALGQVSSERGAAIRADADAGGKGSGGGGGKEDKKGGGGTEMGAGFRFNPALMAPVPVAKPKDTAGSERLRAMASEIAQKIVDRVRVGTNAAGLAEFQIDLRGDVLNGLSIKVSARNGKISATFSGTNRDVLKMLEEQSDGLRTALGGRGLKLETVRFEAKT comes from the coding sequence ATGAGCCGTGTCGACGACGACCGTGAAGCAGCGCGCCTGGCCGAGCGCATCATGCAGGAGAAGAAGCTCGCCGAGGGCCAGGCCAAGAAGCGCCAGGATGGCACGTCCGCCTTCCAGAAGCTGATGCAGCCGCAGGCGCAGCCCCAGGCGACGGCGCCCACCCAGACGCCGCAGACGCCGGGAGGGCTGGCCCGTCAGGTGCTGGCCAAGGCGACCCAGCAGGGGAAGACCTTCGGCGAGCACCTCCAGCAGCCGCCCCAGATGGGTGGCAACCCCGCCACCACGCTGGCCCAGACGCAGCGTCGCGCGGACACGAACACCTCGGAGGCCCGCTCCGGCTCACGCACCTCCGACGCCAAGGAGACCCAGCGCACCTCCGAGAGCCGCGACAAGGACATGGACAAGGCCGACTCGGCCCTGGGGCAGGTCAGCTCCGAGCGCGGCGCGGCCATTCGCGCGGACGCGGACGCGGGCGGCAAGGGCAGTGGCGGTGGCGGCGGCAAGGAGGACAAGAAGGGCGGCGGTGGCACGGAGATGGGGGCGGGCTTCCGCTTCAACCCCGCGCTGATGGCGCCGGTGCCGGTGGCCAAGCCCAAGGACACCGCGGGCTCCGAGCGGCTGCGCGCCATGGCGAGCGAGATCGCCCAGAAGATCGTCGACCGCGTGCGCGTGGGGACGAACGCCGCGGGTCTGGCCGAGTTCCAGATTGACCTGCGCGGAGACGTGCTCAACGGCCTGTCCATCAAGGTCAGCGCGCGCAACGGGAAGATCTCCGCCACCTTCAGCGGCACCAACCGTGACGTGCTGAAGATGCTCGAGGAGCAGAGCGACGGGCTTCGCACCGCGCTCGGGGGCCGGGGCCTGAAGCTCGAGACGGTCCGCTTCGAGGCGAAGACATGA
- the sctQ gene encoding type III secretion system cytoplasmic ring protein SctQ — translation MSVEPEDESPGVHERTMLVDLRNLKPVRPPPEKAGAPEKVEPRPEKVDRPEKVERSAWRPFTFKGLEKVSRAQGQLAERLRWLTPNEGTLTGVSARLKGLFDAEVGLSLESVQVRPMAELRRFLGDPTFLAVLAPGALQGRAALEVELALAHTAVDLLLGGAGETVGLRPLTDIEEGVMGYVILEALRVLVPALQAGVPRPRLDGVARGVDEVSARLGDDGPMLTVHLNATLGPHGGMVRFVVPAAVLEAAEPAVESAQRRARVKADLAANAGRLSAVRGWLRAEIGTAELTTQDLASLRVKDVVLVDVLSARPDRGESGTAQLRLGAGRSGYAEAEVFVEDGRYQARITGIIPGESGNPRSATEEGGGRDEEEDFTNPELDVPPELEGAPLDDVNKPDGSDLLGDVPLQIAVELARIPVTAEQVVGMRAGQVIELSRGPGEPVELSINGKVVARGELVEMEGQLGVRVTTLAS, via the coding sequence ATGAGCGTGGAGCCGGAGGACGAGTCTCCCGGCGTACACGAGCGGACGATGCTCGTGGACCTGCGCAACCTCAAGCCCGTCCGTCCTCCTCCCGAGAAGGCCGGCGCGCCGGAGAAGGTGGAGCCGCGTCCCGAGAAGGTCGACCGGCCGGAGAAGGTCGAGCGGAGCGCCTGGCGTCCCTTCACGTTCAAGGGGCTGGAGAAGGTGTCGCGCGCGCAGGGGCAGCTCGCCGAGCGGCTGCGCTGGCTGACGCCCAACGAGGGGACGCTGACGGGGGTGTCCGCCCGGCTCAAGGGGCTCTTCGACGCGGAGGTCGGCCTGTCGCTGGAGTCCGTGCAGGTGCGACCCATGGCGGAGCTGCGCCGCTTCCTGGGGGACCCGACGTTCCTCGCGGTGCTGGCCCCGGGGGCGCTGCAGGGGCGGGCGGCGCTCGAGGTGGAGCTGGCGCTGGCGCACACGGCGGTGGACCTGTTGTTGGGCGGTGCGGGCGAGACGGTGGGCTTGAGGCCCCTGACGGACATCGAGGAGGGCGTGATGGGCTACGTCATCCTGGAGGCGCTGCGGGTGCTGGTGCCCGCGCTCCAGGCCGGCGTGCCCCGCCCGAGGCTGGACGGTGTCGCCCGAGGCGTGGACGAGGTGTCCGCGCGCCTGGGAGACGACGGGCCGATGTTGACGGTGCACCTGAACGCCACGCTGGGGCCGCACGGCGGCATGGTGCGGTTCGTGGTGCCGGCGGCGGTGCTGGAGGCGGCCGAGCCCGCGGTGGAGAGCGCCCAGCGGCGCGCCCGCGTGAAGGCGGACCTGGCGGCGAACGCGGGGCGGCTGTCGGCGGTGCGCGGGTGGCTGCGGGCGGAGATTGGCACGGCGGAGCTGACCACCCAGGACCTGGCGAGCCTGCGCGTCAAGGACGTGGTCCTGGTGGACGTGCTGTCGGCGCGGCCGGACCGGGGCGAGTCGGGCACGGCGCAGCTGCGGCTGGGCGCGGGGCGCTCGGGGTACGCCGAGGCCGAGGTCTTCGTCGAGGACGGGCGCTATCAAGCGCGCATCACCGGCATCATCCCCGGGGAGTCGGGGAACCCGCGCTCGGCCACCGAGGAGGGTGGGGGACGGGACGAGGAAGAGGATTTCACCAACCCGGAGCTGGACGTTCCTCCGGAGCTCGAAGGGGCGCCCTTGGACGACGTGAACAAGCCGGACGGAAGCGACCTGCTGGGCGACGTGCCGCTGCAGATCGCCGTGGAGCTGGCGCGCATCCCGGTCACCGCCGAGCAGGTGGTGGGCATGCGGGCCGGTCAGGTCATCGAGCTGAGCCGGGGCCCTGGCGAGCCGGTGGAGCTGTCCATCAACGGCAAGGTGGTGGCCCGCGGTGAGCTGGTGGAGATGGAAGGCCAGCTCGGCGTGCGCGTCACCACGCTGGCGAGCTGA
- a CDS encoding FliO/MopB family protein: MAVPTPAVVRATGEESAPSATPLENTPAKAPEAPRRAGAGEAPVWEDPAIDAAAAAEAEPESMGWMLVRTLLVLGAVVASIYLTLNVGLRRLMGLQSASPGRQTVVSVVERLTLDPKRALFVVKAADEYLLVGGGEAGLQLLSKLDAEAVERIRAQRPQTNVVPLSPFLQKLLSRRSGGSSSEPPGA, translated from the coding sequence ATGGCCGTGCCCACCCCGGCTGTTGTGCGTGCGACGGGGGAGGAGTCCGCGCCGTCCGCCACGCCCCTCGAGAACACCCCCGCGAAGGCCCCCGAGGCGCCGCGTCGAGCGGGCGCGGGCGAGGCGCCCGTCTGGGAGGACCCGGCCATCGACGCCGCAGCAGCCGCGGAGGCGGAGCCGGAGAGCATGGGCTGGATGCTCGTGCGCACCTTGCTGGTCCTGGGCGCGGTGGTGGCGTCCATCTACCTGACGTTGAACGTGGGCCTTCGCCGACTGATGGGCCTGCAGTCCGCCTCCCCGGGGCGGCAGACGGTGGTCTCGGTGGTGGAGCGGCTCACCCTGGACCCCAAGCGCGCGCTCTTCGTGGTGAAGGCCGCGGACGAATACCTGTTGGTGGGCGGCGGCGAGGCGGGCCTGCAGTTGCTGTCGAAGCTGGATGCGGAAGCCGTGGAGCGCATCCGGGCACAGCGCCCGCAGACGAACGTGGTCCCCCTCAGCCCTTTCCTCCAGAAGCTCCTTTCCCGTCGCTCCGGTGGCTCGTCGTCCGAGCCCCCTGGCGCCTGA
- the sctR gene encoding type III secretion system export apparatus subunit SctR, with amino-acid sequence MNALTPALPRLPRVAPWLFAAVVSLHPFIALAQKKRPGGIPDSVANEAVSADSFTSRPLVLILALAAMGLVPFALMMVTSFVKISVVLSIVRSALGTQQIPPTQVITGLAVILTVYIMAPVGTAMYRASEVDIWDTGGAGNFSSAKVGTLLEGADRAKEPLRAWLMKKVTVKDRSLFFNLAKKMRTGEERDSVKSEDFMVIIPAFVVSELKEAFQIGFLLFVPFIVIDMVVANILLALGMHMLSPTTISMPFKLLLFVLVDGWYLIAKGLVVGYL; translated from the coding sequence GTGAACGCCCTGACACCCGCCCTCCCTCGTCTTCCGCGCGTCGCGCCCTGGCTGTTCGCGGCCGTGGTGTCGCTGCATCCCTTCATCGCGCTCGCGCAGAAGAAGCGCCCGGGCGGCATCCCCGACTCCGTCGCCAACGAAGCGGTGAGCGCGGACTCCTTCACCTCGCGCCCCCTCGTCCTCATCCTCGCGCTCGCCGCCATGGGCCTGGTGCCCTTCGCGCTGATGATGGTGACGAGCTTCGTGAAGATCTCCGTCGTCCTCTCCATCGTCCGCTCGGCGCTCGGCACCCAGCAGATTCCCCCCACCCAGGTGATCACGGGACTGGCCGTCATCCTCACCGTCTACATCATGGCCCCCGTGGGCACCGCGATGTACCGGGCCTCCGAGGTGGACATCTGGGACACCGGAGGCGCGGGCAACTTCTCCTCCGCCAAGGTGGGCACGCTCCTGGAGGGCGCCGACCGCGCCAAGGAACCCCTGCGCGCGTGGCTGATGAAGAAGGTCACCGTGAAGGACCGCTCGCTCTTCTTCAACCTGGCCAAGAAGATGCGCACGGGCGAGGAGCGCGACTCGGTGAAGAGCGAGGACTTCATGGTCATCATCCCCGCCTTCGTCGTGTCCGAACTGAAGGAGGCCTTCCAGATTGGCTTCCTGCTCTTCGTGCCGTTCATCGTCATCGACATGGTGGTGGCCAACATCCTGCTGGCGCTCGGCATGCACATGCTGTCGCCGACCACCATCTCCATGCCCTTCAAGCTGCTCCTGTTCGTGCTCGTGGACGGCTGGTACCTCATCGCCAAGGGCCTGGTCGTCGGCTACCTGTAA
- the fliQ gene encoding flagellar biosynthesis protein FliQ yields MNQLTFITQEALFLVLVVSAPPVLMSLLVGFMISLFQATTQIQEQTLTFAPKVIIVFGVLAMTGPWIGSQLVRFTFHVFDRFPALIK; encoded by the coding sequence ATGAACCAGCTCACGTTCATCACCCAGGAAGCGCTGTTCCTGGTGCTCGTGGTCTCGGCCCCCCCGGTGTTGATGAGCCTGTTGGTGGGCTTCATGATCTCCCTGTTCCAGGCAACCACGCAGATTCAGGAGCAGACGCTCACCTTCGCCCCCAAGGTCATCATCGTCTTCGGGGTGCTCGCCATGACGGGCCCGTGGATCGGCAGCCAGCTGGTGCGCTTCACGTTCCACGTCTTCGACCGGTTCCCCGCCCTCATCAAATGA
- a CDS encoding flagellar biosynthetic protein FliR: MNAAELVSELAARTNFSAAIFTVALLMCRVMPVLIFSPFLGGEVVPTEMKMGIGLTLAIVLYPSIAHSVTTIPLSALPYIALMAKEIFIGFSMAFVVNSVFEAARIAGTLADTMSGSNNAQLYVPQLGQQVSLFSNLKVQLSVVLFLTLDGHHLVIRALAESLVLVPLDGFPRFTQGSWTFFDLLIRVFADMLRVSLALAAPAMLAAFLTDVALGAINRVAPQIQVFFISMAIKPLVGVLITFLVLGTLIGRIQDELAHMLKVLHDALRLLA, from the coding sequence ATGAACGCCGCGGAACTCGTGTCCGAGCTGGCTGCCCGGACCAACTTCTCCGCCGCCATCTTCACGGTCGCCCTGCTCATGTGCCGGGTGATGCCCGTGCTCATCTTCAGTCCCTTCCTGGGCGGCGAGGTGGTGCCCACGGAGATGAAGATGGGCATCGGGCTGACGCTGGCCATCGTGCTGTATCCGTCCATCGCGCACTCGGTGACGACCATCCCCCTGAGCGCGCTGCCGTACATCGCGCTGATGGCGAAGGAGATCTTCATCGGCTTCTCCATGGCCTTCGTCGTCAACAGCGTGTTCGAGGCCGCGCGCATCGCCGGCACGCTCGCGGACACCATGTCCGGCAGCAACAACGCCCAGCTCTACGTGCCGCAGCTCGGCCAGCAGGTCTCGCTCTTCTCCAACCTGAAGGTGCAGCTGTCCGTGGTGCTCTTCCTCACCCTGGACGGCCACCACCTGGTCATCCGCGCCCTGGCGGAGAGCCTCGTGCTGGTGCCGCTGGACGGCTTCCCGCGCTTCACCCAGGGCTCGTGGACCTTCTTCGACCTGCTCATCCGCGTCTTCGCGGACATGCTGCGCGTCAGTCTGGCGCTGGCGGCTCCCGCCATGCTGGCCGCGTTCCTCACCGACGTGGCGCTGGGCGCCATCAACCGCGTGGCGCCGCAAATCCAGGTGTTCTTCATCTCCATGGCCATCAAGCCGCTCGTCGGCGTGCTCATCACCTTCTTGGTGCTGGGGACGTTGATCGGCCGCATCCAGGACGAGCTGGCCCACATGCTGAAGGTGCTGCACGACGCCCTTCGGCTGCTGGCCTAG